AAGAACTGGCCCCGTTTCTGGAAGCTTTGTCTTATCAGGCCCATCCCCCGACATTACCGGACAATGTCCAGGCGCAGCTGGCACAGGTTTCCCATTCCTGTCATCTGACCCTGTTCATCGCCGTGCCATGTCCCCATTGTCCGGATATGGTCAGATCTCTGATCCCTTTAGCCATTCATTCAACAAATGTTTTTCTTGAAATTATCGACGGCAGCCTGTTTCCGGAAACAGCCCGGGAACATCAGGTAATGTCCGTGCCCTGCCTGATTCTGGATCAGGATTTCAGATGGACCGGGCATGCGGATTTAAAAGAAATCCTGACCCAGGCCATTGAGCGGGATCCTTCCCGGCTCAGTGCCGCGACCTTCAGACAGATCCTGGAACAAGGGGATGCCGACTGGATTTGCCGCCAGATGATTCAGGCGGACACGCTTTTCAAAGGATTCATGGACCTGCTGCTGCACCCGGAATGGTCCGTACGGCTGGGCGCCATGGTGGTGGTGGAAAGCCTGGCCGAAGAAGCCCCGCCCCTGGCAGCCCGGTTGTGCCCGGTCCTTGTTCAGGCCTTTGAGGATCAAACCGTCTCGGTTCAGGGGGATATTCTGTATGCACTCGGAGAGGCGGGCGACCAGACCACCCGGGCCTGGATTGAACACATCATGCCCGATCTGACACACCCGGATCTGATGGATGCGGCCAAAGACGCTTTGGCCGCCATTCAAGACCGCGTGTAATCGTCAGTTTCCGCCTTGCGGTTGACAGATATCTGTGTTTGGGGTATCACCGGGTCATGAAACATCTGATTAAACAATTCAATCTGGCCCCCCACCCGGAAGGCGGGTTCTTCCGGGAAATCTACCGGTCCGGCCAGCAGATGTGGTCTAAAACCGCATCCGGCGACCGGGCCGCTGCCACCCATATCTATTTTCTGCTTCCCCAGGGCCAGGTGAGCCGGTTTCACCGGGTGATCCATGATGAAATCTGGCATATTTACCAGGGAGATCCGTTACGTCTCATTGAATTTGACGGAAACCGGGTGAAAGAAACCCGGATCGGTTCAGGCTGCCCGGATTTTACCACGGTGGTTCCGGCAGGCACCTGGCAGGCCGCCGCCAGCACCGGGACCTACACACTGGCCGGCTGTACCGTGGCACCGGGATTCGACTTCACGGATTTCAGCTTTCTGACGGATCACCCGACGGATCTGGCAAAATTGAAATCCCTTCACACCGGACTGGACCCATTCCTGTAGGTTGAACAGTTGAGGAGTTTGTAAAAAAATGGCATCCCATGATACGCCCAGTTTTTCCGAGGCCCCCCCTTTTCTGCGCACCTGTGTCTCACCAGACGGCCGATTCCGGGTGGGCAGACACCAGCCGGCGTTTGAGGTGGTCAATCTGCGGGAAAACGAGTTCATCTCCCGGCTCGGTCACCTGCCGGACGGCACCCCGGTCTGGAATCACGCCAATTTTCCTGGAACCGACATTCAAGAGCCGGGCGCAGATATCATCTATGAAATCCCCAACCCTCTGCCGTTCAGAGGCACCACATTCATCAACTCCGCCTGGGCCGACCCCAAAGTCGGGCATCCTGAAAAAATACGCATCCCCCCCCCTTCCCCGTGTTCATTTTTTGACAGCCTGACATCGTTTCAGCCGGCCATGACCGATAAAGAAAAAACAGGGTTTTTGACCGCACTTCCCCACCCGTTAAAGCTTGCCCTGGCACAGGAATCCACCGATCCCAAAGAGTTGTGCCTGCTGGCCGGCCATGCCTGCACCCTGGTGTTTGACCCCGGCAGTGACATGCCTTGGGGCATGGGATTTCAAACCGACACAAAAAAAACCCCCGTACCCGATATCCGGTATCCGGATCTTTTCGAAGTGCTGGTAAACAATCCTTATCTGCCGGATGCATACAAAACAGCCATGGTGCTGCGTCCCGGGATCCAGGGAAACAGTGAAATCATCGGGGAATACACCCGCGGCCCCACCCATGTGTTTGAATACCTGCGCCGCAACTCCTATATCCCCTGGGGGCATTTTGCCGCCAACATGGCCCATGATGCCATTCGATACCGGGCCCGGGACCTGACCCTAAACGATATCCGGGGGTTGCGCCATTTATACTACCAGCGGGTCTATTGCCGGGTGGCCCGGCAGCTGAACCTGCCTTTGCCGGCACATCGAGCCATGTTGTCGGTTCCGGACCTGGAAACCCTGAGACAGGCCATCATCATGGCCCTGGAA
The window above is part of the Desulfotignum phosphitoxidans DSM 13687 genome. Proteins encoded here:
- a CDS encoding thioredoxin family protein, encoding MTPSEIRKITDWAASQAQQPHTLYLSDSSHPEQPAFDAFASELTRIAPCVRILPSDRPCRIPGFFIADNICFSALPLEKELAPFLEALSYQAHPPTLPDNVQAQLAQVSHSCHLTLFIAVPCPHCPDMVRSLIPLAIHSTNVFLEIIDGSLFPETAREHQVMSVPCLILDQDFRWTGHADLKEILTQAIERDPSRLSAATFRQILEQGDADWICRQMIQADTLFKGFMDLLLHPEWSVRLGAMVVVESLAEEAPPLAARLCPVLVQAFEDQTVSVQGDILYALGEAGDQTTRAWIEHIMPDLTHPDLMDAAKDALAAIQDRV
- a CDS encoding cupin domain-containing protein, with the protein product MKHLIKQFNLAPHPEGGFFREIYRSGQQMWSKTASGDRAAATHIYFLLPQGQVSRFHRVIHDEIWHIYQGDPLRLIEFDGNRVKETRIGSGCPDFTTVVPAGTWQAAASTGTYTLAGCTVAPGFDFTDFSFLTDHPTDLAKLKSLHTGLDPFL